The genomic segment ACTTGCCCATCTGGCCGCTGGGGTTCGGCGCCTCGATGTCGCCGAAGTCCATGGCCATGCCGTTCACCGTGCTGATCCTGGCGCCGTACTTGACCGCCGACTGCACCACGTAGAGCCCGTCGGAGGTGAGGCCGGAGGGCAGGATCGGCAGCGTCAGCGTGACGGTCAGCGTCTTGCCGGCGGCCGCCGCGCTCTGCTGGAGCGCGGCGATCGCCTGCGAGCGCCGGTCGATCGAGGCGGGGTCGGCGACCGCGGAGCCCTCGATGTCGAAGTCGATCTGGGTGAGGTTGTAGGCGGTGATCGCCGACTGGTAGGCGGCGGTCAGGGACGGCACGTCGGTGCACGACTGCGCCAGCTCGGTGCCCGCCTCGCCGCCGAACGACGGCTTCACGTCGCCGCCGATCGCCCGCAGGCTCGCGATGTCCGACTGCTCGAAGCCGGCCGACATCGCGTAGGCGTTGAACCAGCTGGGAGTGCAGGTCGCGGTGCCGTTGACGATGAACCCGAGGGAGAACTGGCGCAGCCCCGTCGTCTCGGCGATCTGCGTGAGGTTCGGCGTCGGCCAGGCGCCGATGTCGACGAACGGCGCGGCGACGCCGGGCAGGTGCCCGCCGCCGGTGCTCGCCAGCGTCGTCGCGCTCACCGCGCCGCTGGCCCCCGACAGGTTCCCGGCCTCGTCGTACGCGCGGACGGTGAACGAGTACGAGGTCGAGGGCGACAGCCCGGTGACGGTCGCCGCGGTGCCCGGGGAGGTGGCGACGATCTTCGAGCCCGAATACACGTCGTACCCGGCGACCGAGACGTTGTCGGTGGACCCGGTCCAGGACAGGGACGCCGCGGTCGAGGTCGTGCTCAGCACCGTCAGGCCGGACGGCGCGGTCGGGGGCTGGACGTCCGCGCTGCCGTCACAGGGATCCGAGTTGAGCAGACAGGCCGACGGATCCGCGTACGTGCCGGAGTTGCTGG from the Catenulispora sp. EB89 genome contains:
- a CDS encoding cellulose binding domain-containing protein gives rise to the protein MLKVIRRSLIGAATGALFVGGLTLSSPVASAAPAASTPLPTAVYSKTSDWGSGFQAQYVLTNPMSVPLNAWSLRFSLPATEKITSMWGGTDTASGTTHTVAAQSYDTTIAAGASITIGFDASNSGTYADPSACLLNSDPCDGSADVQPPTAPSGLTVLSTTSTAASLSWTGSTDNVSVAGYDVYSGSKIVATSPGTAATVTGLSPSTSYSFTVRAYDEAGNLSGASGAVSATTLASTGGGHLPGVAAPFVDIGAWPTPNLTQIAETTGLRQFSLGFIVNGTATCTPSWFNAYAMSAGFEQSDIASLRAIGGDVKPSFGGEAGTELAQSCTDVPSLTAAYQSAITAYNLTQIDFDIEGSAVADPASIDRRSQAIAALQQSAAAAGKTLTVTLTLPILPSGLTSDGLYVVQSAVKYGARISTVNGMAMDFGDIEAPNPSGQMGKYAIETAQSLYGQLTPLYPSLTSAQVWNMIGVTPMIGQNDNSSEVFYQSDMQQLLTFAQQQHLGELAFWDVTRDGNACTGSLSKCTDITQTPYEFSKMIAPYQG